In Mixophyes fleayi isolate aMixFle1 chromosome 3, aMixFle1.hap1, whole genome shotgun sequence, the genomic stretch GGAATGTAATTTGACCATGGAGGAAATTCTCTTCAAGTACTTAGGTCCACGTAGATCCAGCCACTTCACCCTAATTTGTGTGATATATCTTCTTATCTTTGCAGTTGGTGCGGTGGGGAATACTTTAACTTGTATTGTGATTATTAAACACAAGATCATGAGAACTCCTACAAATTACTACCTGTTTAGTCTTGCCATTTCTGATTTATTGGTTCTCTTATTGGGTATGCCTCTGGAGCTATATGAGCTCTGGAGTAACTACCCATTTCTTTTTGGGAAGGGTGGATGCTCATTCAAAACTCTACTGTTTGAGACAGTTTGCTTTGCCTCTATCTTGAATGTTACTGCACTTAGTGTGGAGAGATACATTGCAGTGGTTCATCCTCTTCGTGCCAAGTATGTAGTGACTAGGAATCATGCCAAGAGAGTCATCATAACTGTGTGGGTTTTGTCTGTTCTCTGCTCTGTTCCCAACACCAGCCTTATCGGAATCTACCACCTGAATGTATCTGGTCTTGGCATAATACCTGGCTCTGAAACATGTACCTTGGTGCGACCTAGGTGGATTTACAACCTCATTATACAGATTACCAccatattcttcttcttcttacctATGGGTACCATCAGTGTTCTGTATCTACTTATTGGCCTTCGACTTAAGAGGGAGAAGATGTTGCAAGTTTTAGAAGCTAAATCTGGTGGAGATGGAGACAGTTACCAGAATGTTAGACTTCAACAAGAGAAAAGCCGAAGGAGACAGGTGACTAAGATGCTTTGTAAGTTACATCACTTTCTTTCTTCTTGATGATGTGAATAAGGGCAATGACCAGtttgctagtttttttttttgcagtatgaACAGAACTGGGTAAATCAATTCCAAATGTATTTTTGgttgaaatattttaaaacccTTGTATATAGACTTgcttaataatatatatgttagtAAATAGGAAAAGCATGAATGTCCCATGCTGATGCACTGTGTCTAGCAATCTATGCATTTATGAGTACATTATTATTGGTATACATTGGGTATATGTCCCAAAGTATTGTATGGTGCTTTATTTGCAGCTTGTGCCTTTTCCTGCTCACCAGCAGCAAATAAAATTGAATATAGACTCACTTGAGGCAATTTTAATGGCTTATGAATTATTGCAGAATGGGTGTTTGTGACAGGattgaccgcctatgccaccctgtctgttgttactgggaactggctgggcttactttgccacttttCCCttatgttatcccaaatgcgccctcttgcagcagtaggaggggcttacatgtgctgccaccactagactccttactggcatccagtaccaggtttcttctgggtaactaatGCTGCGAGTgcaccctgttactggtgtacctgggctggtactcctgaccttttACTATgtatcagggaagctgtggatgaatcccccctggcctatcacactgaccagggctgcatgggtagcaggcagagcggtggtactggaaaagcttgggtccaaacctcagagacagccggagaatggattagatttagggtctaatctgcaggtcacaggaatacagcaatattgaagatgttttcaagcaggtctttgaagcaagatattACTTGGTCCttactggttaaaggtaccagtgagcaggtcagatgaaatcagaagaacaagttttcaatacaagccagtgccttttatacagttcagacacatgctatttttggaatcaggatgtaacctgtttacacaaacacggatttacatgcattgcaaagacAACCATATttatacttatctatgaaattcttaaaaaccttgctgtgatatcctgcatcttatttcagaggtaGGAGacctactagcaagtcaaaaggtctaactgccatgaatacttcagacagtcgcagaatacacatttccaaagaaaaagtacaaacctcaaacaagtcatttccccacataaCAATACAGaaaagactttgtaaacaaaggctcattgtgacagatatatacatcagaaattagacatttgctttagaaaggttaaacataaaaaaataattttctaccctggtctcagaaataaagatttcctatctcaacatatacacaatatcaaacataagtgcttgtgctattatataaataagcgccctgcgttatttcctttgaataaattcataccataagttatttatgagtgatccagtcacaggtgtTATTGGTCAAGTCATCAGCACATATACAAGAATATTGTATGCATATTTGATACTGCTCGATCTTATTTCCCTGGAGTAACATATCTTGTCAACAAAGACTATTCCAGGAATACAAATATGTG encodes the following:
- the NMUR1 gene encoding neuromedin-U receptor 1, translating into MTLTLGNYSDLELPPHHKDVPRSLDQIDSYNQSVINHNLEFCDVNPVECNLTMEEILFKYLGPRRSSHFTLICVIYLLIFAVGAVGNTLTCIVIIKHKIMRTPTNYYLFSLAISDLLVLLLGMPLELYELWSNYPFLFGKGGCSFKTLLFETVCFASILNVTALSVERYIAVVHPLRAKYVVTRNHAKRVIITVWVLSVLCSVPNTSLIGIYHLNVSGLGIIPGSETCTLVRPRWIYNLIIQITTIFFFFLPMGTISVLYLLIGLRLKREKMLQVLEAKSGGDGDSYQNVRLQQEKSRRRQVTKMLFILVVVFGICWAPFHTERLMWSFIDDWTEEMHQMFGFVHVISGVLFYLSSAVNPILYNLLSTRFREMFKEVMCHGRKKRLGSRRSSPSVTRVTTRSTVCEHVPANGLPFSDVDEFDVYVECDNVAKNESSFS